The Niabella beijingensis genomic interval CGGTTCCTGTTGTGGACGGATTGTTGCAGCCTTTTCCAAGGAAGTACCACAACGCAAGAGCGATTACCGCCAGCAGCAAAAGTGGCAGCAGCCATTTGGCGCCGCCTCCTGCTTTCCGGGCGGTGTCTTCTGCATAGTTATAGGTTGAAGCAGCGGCCTCCTGAACGTTGGAAACGGTCTGATGAACACCATCACTGATGGAATTCAGTCCCAGTGCGGCTCCCAGGGAACTCAGTCCAGAGGGCAGTGCCCCAAGGATATTGTTCTTCTGGCTGCCCAGTAAGCTGGAAAAGCCGCTCGCGTTCAGATTATTTTCGGTAGCATGTTTACCCAGTAGTCCCAGTACCAGGGGTACGATCATGCTGATCAATGAGCCGGAAGACGAGGATTTTATTCCGGCAAAATTGGAAATGGTGTCGATAACGCTATTTGTTTTATCCCCAAGCAGCCCCTTAAAAAGACCGGTGCCTTTTGAAAGGATATCCGCATTCCCGAAAAGGGAACCAGAATTGCTGAGTATGCCACTGTTAAAAAAGCCCTTGGCAGAATCCAGCACTTCGGATGCTCCCTGCTCACCGGATGAGGCTTTGGAAGCAAATAAACCCAGGACTGCTGGAATGATCCCGGAAACGGCGTTGGAAACGTTTCCTTCGCTTTCGTTCAAAAAGGAGCCGGCTTTTGCAATCAAATCTTGTGAAACATAGTTCTTAACAAGATCTACAATGTTGATTGACATAGTTTGAGTTTTTTAGTTTGATTAAAAGACAGCGCATTTTGGTGGCGCCATTCAATTCTATCTAAAAATATGCCACTTTTA includes:
- a CDS encoding OmpA family protein; this encodes MSINIVDLVKNYVSQDLIAKAGSFLNESEGNVSNAVSGIIPAVLGLFASKASSGEQGASEVLDSAKGFFNSGILSNSGSLFGNADILSKGTGLFKGLLGDKTNSVIDTISNFAGIKSSSSGSLISMIVPLVLGLLGKHATENNLNASGFSSLLGSQKNNILGALPSGLSSLGAALGLNSISDGVHQTVSNVQEAAASTYNYAEDTARKAGGGAKWLLPLLLLAVIALALWYFLGKGCNNPSTTGTGTDTSAVAPVDTSTAVPETPAPATRTLAEVVLPNGTKLQAYPGGIEDQLIQFIQSDAYKNATDSTLKEKWFNFDDLNFDFGTTKLTDSSKRQLDNIAAILKAFPDVKMKVGGYTDKKGDDAANLKLSDGRAKAVQAALKAAGVGAQVPEAEGYGEKLAQVDENASDEARAADRRTSVRLLKK